The following are encoded in a window of Rhinolophus sinicus isolate RSC01 linkage group LG12, ASM3656204v1, whole genome shotgun sequence genomic DNA:
- the EXOC8 gene encoding exocyst complex component 8: protein MAMAISDSGASRLRRQLESAGFEARLYVKQLSQQSDGDRDLQEHRQRIQALAEETAQNLKRNVYQNYRQFIETAREISYLESEMYQLSHLLTEQKSSLESIPLTLLPAAAAAGAAAASGGEEGGGGTGGRDHLRGQAGLFPAPGGASRDCAGPGEEGKQRTLTTLLEKVEGCRHLLETPGQYLVYNGDLVEYEADHMAQLQRVHGFLMNDCLLVATWLPQRRGMYRYNALYPLDGLAVVNVKDNPPMKDMFKLLMFPESRIFQAENAKIKREWLEVLEETKRALSDKRRREQEEAAAPRGPPQVTAKASNPFEDEEEDEPAVPEVEEEKVDLSMEWIQELPEDLDVCIAQRDFEGAVDLLDKLNHYLEDKPSPPPVKELRARVDERVRQLTDVLVFELSPDRSLRGGPKATRRAVCQLIRLGQCTKACELFLRNRAAAVHTAIRQLRIEGATLLYIHKLCHVFFTSLLETAREFETDFAGTDSGCYSAFVVWARSAMGMFVDAFSKQVFDSKESLSTAAECVKVAKEHCQQLGDIGLDLTFIIHALLVKDIQGALHSYKEIIIEATKHRNSEELWRRMNLMTPEALGKLKEEMKSCGVGNFEQYTGDGCWVNLSYTVVAFTKQTMGFLEEALKLYFPELHMVLLESLVEIILVAVQHVDYSLRCEQDPEKKGFIRQNASFLYETVLPVVEKRFEEGVGKPAKQLQDLRNASRLIRVNPESTTSVV from the coding sequence ATGGCGATGGCAATATCGGACAGTGGGGCGAGCCGCCTGCGGCGGCAGCTGGAATCAGCGGGCTTTGAGGCGCGGTTGTACGTGAAGCAGCTCTCGCAGCAGTCGGACGGGGACCGGGACCTGCAGGAGCACCGGCAGCGCATCCAGGCGCTGGCGGAGGAGACGGCGCAGAACCTGAAGCGCAACGTCTACCAAAACTACCGGCAGTTCATAGAGACGGCCCGCGAGATCTCCTACCTGGAGAGCGAGATGTATCAGCTCAGCCATCTGCTGACCGAGCAGAAGAGCAGCCTGGAGAGCATCCCGCTTACCCTGCTGccggctgccgccgccgccggggcCGCCGCGGCctctggaggggaggagggaggaggtggcacGGGGGGCCGAGACCACCTCCGGGGCCAGGCTGGTCTTTTCCCCGCGCCTGGGGGTGCCTCCCGCGACTGTGCGGGGCCGGGCGAGGAAGGAAAGCAGCGCACTCTCACCACCCTGCTGGAGAAGGTGGAAGGCTGCAGGCACCTGCTGGAGACGCCGGGACAGTACCTGGTGTACAACGGGGACCTGGTGGAATACGAGGCGGACCACATGGCCCAGCTGCAGCGGGTGCATGGCTTTCTCATGAACGACTGTTTGCTGGTGGCCACCTGGCTGCCGCAGCGGCGGGGGATGTATCGCTACAATGCCCTCTACCCTCTAGACGGTTTGGCCGTGGTCAATGTGAAGGACAACCCGCCCATGAAGGACATGTTCAAGCTGCTGATGTTTCCCGAGAGCCGGATTTTTCAGGCGGAAAATGCTAAAATCAAACGAGAGTGGCTGGAAGTGCTGGAGGAAACCAAGAGGGCCCTCAGTGACAAAAGACGAAGAGAACAAGAGGAGGCGGCTGCCCCTCGAGGGCCGCCCCAGGTGACCGCCAAGGCCAGTAACCCATTTGAGGATGAAGAGGAAGATGAGCCAGCCGTCCCTGAGGTAGAAGAAGAGAAGGTGGACCTCTCGATGGAATGGATCCAGGAGTTGCCGGAAGACTTGGATGTCTGCATTGCTCAGAGGGACTTTGAAGGGGCCGTGGACTTGCTAGATAAACTGAACCATTACCTCGAAGATAAGCCCAGCCCCCCTCCTGTAAAAGAACTGAGGGCCAGAGTGGATGAGCGTGTGCGACAGCTCACCGACGTGCTCGTGTTTGAACTCTCCCCTGATCGGTCCCTGCGGGGTGGTCCCAAGGCCACTCGCAGGGCGGTTTGTCAGCTCATCCGGCTGGGCCAGTGCACGAAGGCCTGTGAGCTGTTTCTGAGAAACAGGGCGGCGGCGGTGCACACGGCCATACGGCAGCTCCGCATTGAAGGCGCCACGCTGCTCTACATCCATAAGCTGTGCCATGTCTTCTTTACCAGCCTTCTTGAGACTGCGCGGGAATTTGAGACGGATTTTGCAGGCACTGACAGTGGCTGCTACTCTGCCTTTGTGGTCTGGGCGAGGTCAGCCATGGGCATGTTTGTGGATGCTTTTAGCAAGCAGGTGTTTGATAGCAAGGAGAGCCTTTCTACCGCGGCCGAGTGTGTGAAGGTGGCGAAGGAGCACTGCCAGCAACTGGGTGACATCGGACTAGACCTCACCTTCATCATCCACGCCCTTCTGGTGAAAGACATCCAGGGGGCCTTGCACAGTTACAAAGAGATCATAATCGAAGCCACGAAACATCGCAACTCCGAGGAGTTGTGGAGAAGGATGAACTTGATGACCCCGGAAGCCCTGGGCAAACTCAAAGAGGAGATGAAGAGCTGCGGGGTGGGCAACTTTGAGCAGTACACAGGGGACGGCTGCTGGGTGAACCTCAGCTACACAGTGGTCGCCTTCACCAAGCAGACCatgggcttcctggaggaggcgcTGAAGCTGTACTTCCCCGAGTTGCACATGGTGCTTTTGGAGAGCCTGGTAGAAATCATCTTGGTGGCCGTTCAGCATGTGGATTACAGTCTCCGGTGTGAACAGGACCCAGAGAAGAAGGGTTTTATCAGGCAGAACGCGTCCTTCTTGTACGAAACAGTCCTCCCTGTGGTGGAGAAAAGGTTCGAGGAAGGTGTGGGGAAACCCGCCAAGCAGCTCCAGGACCTGAGGAATGCTTCTAGACTCATTCGTGTGAACCCCGAGAGCACAACGTCAGTGGTCTGA
- the SPRTN gene encoding DNA-dependent metalloprotease SPRTN isoform X2, whose translation MDEDLVLALRLHEEWNLQVAEHGLVQEPLSLVDASWELVDPTPNLQALFMQFNDQYFWGQLEAVEVKWSLRMTMCAGICSYEGKGGMCSIRLSEPLLKLRPRKDLVETLLHEMIHAYLFVTNNDKDWEGHGPEFCKHMHRINCLTGANITVYHNFHDEVEEYRRHWWRCDGPCQFKEPYYGYVKRSTNRAPSAHDYWWSTHQKTCGGTYVKVKEPENYSKKGKEKAKPRKQPAAAVAAAAAASKKKGNP comes from the exons ATGGATGAGGACCTGGTGTTGGCGTTACGGCTTCACGAGGAGTGGAACTTGCAGGTCGCGGAGCACGGTCTGGTCCAGGAGCCACTGTCCCTGGTGGACGCGTCCTGGGAGTTGGTGGACCCCACCCCGAATTTACAGGCCCTGTTTATGCAGTTCAACGACCAGTACTTCTGGGGTCAGCTGGAGGCCGTTGAAGTGAAGTGGAGCTTGCGCATGACCAT GTGTGCTGGGATATGCAGCTACGAAGGGAAGGGTGGAATGTGTTCCATCCGTCTCAGTGAACCCCTTTTAAAGTTGAGACCACGAAAGGATCTTGTAGAG ACCCTCTTGCATGAGATGATACACGCCTACTTGTTTGTCACTAATAATGACAAGGACTGGGAAGGGCACGGCCCTGAGTTCTGTAAGCATATGCATCGCATCAATTGTCTGACTGGAGCCAACATAACG GTGTACCACAATTTCCACGACGAGGTAGAAGAATACCGGCGACACTGGTGGCGCTGTGACGGGCCATGTCAGTTCAAAGAGCCCTATTATGGCTACGTCAAACGCTCTACCAACAGGGCCCCCTCTGCTCATGACTACTGGTGGTCCACGCACCAGAAGACCTGCGGCGGCACTTACGTCAAAGTCAAGGAGCCAGAGAACTACTcaaagaaaggcaaagagaaggCAAAGCCAAGAAAGCAGCCTGCAGCAGCTGTAGCAGCTGCAGCAGCCGCTTCAAAGAAGAAAGGTAACCCGTGA